One window of the Vigna radiata var. radiata cultivar VC1973A chromosome 1, Vradiata_ver6, whole genome shotgun sequence genome contains the following:
- the LOC106762732 gene encoding E3 ubiquitin-protein ligase ATL31, with protein sequence MNIIVLFIFLPSLLSSVSCTPRGKSSSPETLNEAAVKATLFMSLVIFVFALLITAFCFVFIRCISNRNHAVPQVKRGLDPRVLSTCPVMSYSALKLNHPKVVQNAPFQCAVCLADFADDDTLRLLPKCGHVFHTRCIEAWLAAHVTCPVCRSDVSAETGDACVRHVLDEEDSVRDFGVLVRSHSTGHSLEGFSIKVPEEVKKKVLEDEECGNSTTMNRSASYDVVMGIEEEGVGSTTTPTTTTNDNNNSWILWTSQPIDSGGSGIPKFWGASMVREDKEKGKVEEFDGRTFFDCEV encoded by the coding sequence ATGAACATCATAGTACTCTTCATTTTCCTCCCATCATTGCTTTCCTCAGTTTCCTGCACCCCACGCGGTAAATCCTCTTCACCGGAAACGCTTAATGAGGCCGCCGTCAAAGCAACGCTTTTCATGTCACTCGTCATCTTCGTTTTCGCCCTTCTCATCACCGCATTCTGCTTCGTCTTCATCCGCTGCATATCCAACAGAAATCACGCCGTTCCACAAGTCAAGCGCGGACTCGACCCGCGCGTCCTCTCCACGTGCCCCGTCATGTCCTACTCCGCGCTAAAACTGAATCACCCCAAAGTGGTGCAAAACGCCCCGTTTCAATGCGCCGTGTGTCTGGCGGACTTCGCCGACGACGACACGCTCCGGCTGCTGCCCAAGTGCGGCCACGTGTTCCACACGCGCTGCATCGAGGCGTGGCTGGCTGCGCACGTGACGTGTCCCGTGTGCCGCAGCGACGTGAGCGCGGAAACAGGGGATGCATGTGTGCGGCACGTGCTGGATGAGGAAGATTCTGTAAGAGATTTTGGTGTTCTTGTTAGGTCGCATTCTACGGGTCACTCTTTAGAAGGTTTTTCCATCAAAGTTCCTGAGGAAGTGAAGAAGAAGGTTCTAGAAGATGAGGAATGTGGAAATTCCACGACGATGAATCGTTCAGCAAGTTACGACGTCGTTATGGGGATTGAAGAAGAGGGTGTAGGTAGCACTACTACTCCTACTACTACgacaaatgataataataacagtTGGATTTTGTGGACTTCTCAACCTATTGATTCTGGTGGTTCGGGGATTCCGAAGTTTTGGGGTGCTTCAATGGTCagagaagataaagaaaaagggaaagtgGAAGAGTTTGATGGAAGAACATTTTTTGATTGTGAAGTTTGA
- the LOC106765433 gene encoding F-box/LRR-repeat protein At3g26922 — MKTRKKRQRQSRKDREGKRDRLSELPDCVLIHMMEFMDTKHAVQTCVLSKRWKDLWKQLTTLAFNTFFFNNVVNFSKFVSHVLAKRDDSISLLNLEFTRRGYAQSYLLNRLMKYASRHNVQQLTIFINLNNKPSFDFRPHIFYSETLTFLKLSVSTYDPSMIVLPEYLYMPAIRTMQLESVTFNAYGIEYAEPFCYCPVLNTLILEGCSLHNNLNFLRISNSSLSNLTLDGSFEAGYFQIDLCTPNLTSLTISGHTDHPLIASPDLSSVEELTIESRGNTCYHKTELLIISWLQWIRNIKLMTVSLSALDIILQDLSKPLSAGLPPPRFPQMKALMVKKLPYEELSEDRLKRSLKYLLQNAPMSRIEFDYEE, encoded by the exons ATGAAGACAAGGAAGAAGAGACAGAGGCAGAGTAGAAAAGATAGAGAAGGGAAGAGGGACAGACTGAGTGAATTGCCTGACTGTGTTCTGATCCACATGATGGAGTTTATGGACACAAAGCATGCTGTTCAAACCTGTGTGTTGTCTAAAAGATGGAAGGATCTTTGGAAACAGCTCACTACTCTTGCATTTAACACATTCTTCTTTAATAATGTTGTCAATTTCAGCAAATTTGTGTCTCACGTTCTGGCTAAACGTGATGATTCCATATCCCTGCTTAATCTTGAATTCACTCGTCGCGGTTATGCTCAGTCCTACCTTCTGAATAGGCTCATGAAATATGCATCCCGGCACAATGTTCAACAGTTGACAatctttataaatttgaataacaAACCCAGTTTTGATTTTCGCCCTCACATCTTTTACTCTGAGACCTTGACATTTCTTAAGCTTTCTGTTAGTACTTATGATCCTTCTATGATAGTACTTCCAGAGTATCTGTACATGCCAGCAATAAGAACCATGCAACTTGAGTCTGTCACTTTTAATGCATATGGCATTGAATATGCTGAACCATTTTGTTATTGTCCCGTGTTGAATACTTTGATACTTGAAGGTTGTTCGTTGCATAATAATCTAAATTTCCTCCGTATATCTAATTCTAGCCTTTCCAATCTGACCCTAGATGGTAGCTTTGAAGCAGGATATTTCCAAATTGATCTTTGTACTCCAAACCTTACTTCTCTCACTATATCGGGTCATACTGATCATCCATTAATTGCCTCACCTGATCTTTCTTCAGTCGAGGAGTTAACCATTGAGTCACGTGGAAATACATGTTATCACAAGACAGAGTTACTCATCATAAGCTGGCTGCAATGGataagaaatataaagttaatgACAGTGTCTCTGAGTGCTCTTGACATAATACTACAA GATCTATCAAAACCTCTTTCAGCGGGCCTTCCACCTCCTCGTTTCCCTCAAATGAAGGCACTGATGGTGAAGAAACTACCATACGAAGAGCTATCTGAGGATAGATTAAAAAGATCATTGAAATACCTACTTCAGAACGCTCCAATGTCCAGAATTGAGTTTGACTACGAAGAATGA